Proteins from a single region of Longimicrobiales bacterium:
- a CDS encoding ABC transporter permease, giving the protein MKSIIALIRIHWLTFTSYRMNVVFSLGGLLAMLVPVYLVSSSLQPVVAESIAGEGGAYFGFLVIGLAAMQLIGISVRGLPQAIAGGITSGTLESLFSTPTSLQQLLAGLTGYGILWAVTRSSLLIAGIALFGGTLFWTGVPLAALIVALLVLAHLPFGILLASGTLVFRTTGPIGPALLGAFTLLGGVYYSTTVIPEVVRPLAALMPTTYGLRALRRVLLSGQTLGAVAGDVAVLAVIGGVLLAISMVVFSWSLRYAKRTGTLAQY; this is encoded by the coding sequence ATGAAGAGCATCATCGCGCTGATCCGCATCCACTGGCTGACGTTCACGAGCTACCGGATGAACGTCGTGTTCTCGCTCGGCGGCCTCCTGGCGATGCTGGTTCCGGTTTACCTGGTAAGCAGCTCGCTGCAGCCGGTGGTCGCCGAATCGATCGCGGGCGAAGGCGGCGCGTACTTCGGCTTCCTGGTGATCGGTCTCGCGGCGATGCAGCTGATCGGCATCAGCGTGCGCGGATTGCCACAGGCCATCGCCGGCGGCATCACGTCCGGAACGCTTGAGTCGCTGTTCTCCACGCCGACGTCGCTGCAGCAGCTGCTCGCGGGACTCACCGGCTACGGGATTCTCTGGGCGGTGACCCGGTCGTCCCTGTTGATCGCGGGCATCGCGCTGTTCGGCGGCACGCTGTTCTGGACGGGAGTGCCGCTGGCCGCGCTGATCGTTGCGCTGCTCGTGCTGGCGCACCTGCCGTTCGGCATCCTGCTGGCGTCCGGTACACTGGTATTCCGCACGACCGGCCCGATCGGGCCGGCACTGCTCGGCGCCTTCACACTGCTCGGCGGCGTCTACTACTCGACCACCGTGATTCCCGAGGTGGTGCGGCCACTGGCCGCACTGATGCCGACGACGTACGGGCTGCGTGCGCTGCGGCGTGTGCTGCTTTCCGGGCAAACGCTGGGTGCGGTGGCCGGTGACGTCGCGGTGCTCGCCGTGATCGGCGGCGTGCTGCTGGCCATCAGCATGGTGGTCTTCTCGTGGAGCCTGCGGTACGCGAAGCGGACGGGTACGCTGGCGCAGTACTGA
- a CDS encoding ABC transporter ATP-binding protein, with protein MSEPVVRVTSLGKRFAVQRGWKDALRRPAARDMRIALHGVDLSVARGECFGVLGQNGAGKSTLFKILATLILPDEGSASISGFDVVRQPDEVRRVLIPVLAAERSLYWRVSAEENLRLYADLYRLPRAEARTRIGEVLEQVGLQDAGRKQVGLFSSGMKQRLLIARALLGRPDVLLLDEPTRSLDPISAREFRQFLREQVRRVHGTTILLATHDHQEVAELCDGVVVLDQGRVLAVGHTEQLLSSSRVRSCSIWTTQGHHPALEACVNAAGAAIVGVDDVTLNGDEAWQRVRIEVPTDEAGAAELLHAIVRAGITVSRFTRDDLSLADLLERVRAERGRREMEPA; from the coding sequence ATGAGTGAGCCTGTCGTTCGCGTCACGTCGCTCGGCAAGCGGTTCGCCGTCCAGCGCGGCTGGAAGGACGCACTGCGTCGCCCGGCCGCGCGCGACATGCGCATCGCACTGCACGGTGTGGACCTTTCGGTCGCGCGCGGCGAGTGCTTCGGTGTGCTCGGGCAGAACGGCGCCGGCAAGTCCACGCTGTTCAAGATCCTCGCGACACTGATCCTGCCCGACGAGGGCAGCGCCAGCATCAGCGGCTTCGACGTCGTGCGGCAGCCGGACGAAGTGCGACGGGTGCTGATCCCGGTGCTGGCGGCGGAGCGCAGCCTGTACTGGCGCGTGTCGGCGGAGGAGAACCTCCGGTTGTATGCGGATCTGTACAGGCTGCCGCGCGCGGAAGCGCGCACGCGCATCGGCGAGGTGCTGGAGCAGGTGGGGCTGCAGGACGCGGGGCGCAAGCAGGTCGGGCTGTTCTCGTCGGGCATGAAGCAGCGGCTGCTGATCGCGCGTGCACTGCTCGGCCGGCCGGACGTGCTGCTGCTCGATGAGCCGACGCGCAGTCTCGATCCGATCTCGGCGCGGGAGTTCCGACAGTTCCTGCGTGAGCAGGTTCGCCGCGTGCACGGCACGACGATCCTGCTCGCGACGCACGATCACCAGGAGGTCGCGGAATTGTGCGACGGGGTCGTCGTGCTGGACCAGGGGCGCGTGCTCGCGGTCGGTCACACGGAGCAGCTGCTGTCGTCGTCGCGCGTGCGGAGCTGCTCGATCTGGACGACGCAGGGGCATCATCCCGCGCTGGAAGCGTGCGTGAATGCGGCGGGCGCAGCGATCGTCGGTGTGGACGATGTCACGCTGAACGGCGACGAGGCGTGGCAGCGTGTCAGGATCGAAGTGCCGACCGACGAAGCGGGCGCGGCGGAGCTGCTGCACGCGATCGTGCGTGCGGGCATCACTGTCTCCCGCTTCACGCGCGACGACCTGTCACTCGCCGACCTGCTCGAGCGGGTGCGGGCGGAGCGTGGGCGCCGCGAGATGGAGCCGGCATGA
- a CDS encoding lasso RiPP family leader peptide-containing protein, producing MYQKPSLKRLGSFREITRGGGFAWALDFAADGWREFLLHETPTAS from the coding sequence ATGTATCAGAAGCCCTCGCTCAAACGGCTCGGCTCATTCCGCGAGATCACTCGCGGCGGCGGCTTCGCATGGGCGCTCGATTTCGCGGCCGATGGCTGGCGCGAGTTCCTCCTTCACGAGACGCCCACGGCGTCCTGA